The region TTACTGCTTAAATAACACATTACGAGTACCAACGtagctagaaaaaatattaagaagagaaaataacccaccaattttttttttaatggtggaataAGCGTTAAGTCAGGTCTTTGCTGAAGAAAGCTGTCATAGCTATATCATATTGCAAAAATAGACTTGAAGTCAACGGAGATTTCTTGAGGATAAAGATAGTCCCCCTgggataaaatgttcaattcatgtgggaggtattataaatttaagatgacCTATACTGGGTAGGGTAGCTTCAAACTATTTAAGTCAACACTTGACTGAATGACAATAAGGAGTAGCGAAGGTCACCACCAAATATAGACATTTGCAGCCACCTGTAAGCAAGTGGCCGAAACGTAACAAGGACTTAGAAATAAAGCACCTACCAAGCTTGCTTGACGAAATGGAGTAATGCGATAATATGAACCCGGAAATTAGAGAATGTGTTTTATCCACCTGatgtatatttatgcacataGAACATGTACTCGGCCATCAAGCAAGATTCCAGAAGTATCAAATACATATCACATTCTCTGACTACAGTACATTTAAGAATCAATGACAAACCATGTTGTCAAAACCAAATGTTTGGGATGACACAAATCActctaaagaaataatgggccAAAGGACAAATCATTACagggactgaaaaatatttattgatgcgtGAGAATAAAATTTTTGGGGCATGCGTGAGTGCTACTGAGAGAGGATTTTATGGCCCACGTGctgattaaaaagattaaaaagaaggaagccttGATCAGGCATTTTACGGAAGACCAAGCACAAACGATCACAAAGAACAACAAGAAGCACGATTGAAGAGGTGCCACCTCGCTCAAGTCTCCTGGAAAATGCCTACTACAACCACAGTGACATACTATTTCACACCGTCGGAGCAGTGAGAATTAAAAAGGTCAGACCGCATCAAATGTTGGTGACTAGTGGGGACTCACACTCTGGTATTAGGACAAATTGGTCTGACCATCTTGGAGAGCAATCTGGCAATACTAATTAATGCGCAGGATGCACACACTGCTGACAGCAGCAGTTCCATTGCTGGGTACACTACCTAGTGGCCTGAACACAAGGAGACGTGTGTGGGGACATTCTTAGCAGCCCtgtggtctgggtggggcctctgGAAGATCTGCAGGGACCGAAGAGACAGCTAATGGACCCTGAAGCACTGacctggaagagggagggatagCACTAGATGTAGTCTCTCGAAAAtggaaacaggtgttcaaacaaagatAACTACATGAACGTTCAGAGGTgccctattctcaatagccaaaagggggaaacaacccaaatgcccatcaatggacaaatagataaactaaatgtcgtccatccataccatggattattattcagctgtgaaaaggaaggaagcaagtacCGATTCACGCTACCACGTAGATGTACCATGAGGAAAACATTACACTATGTGAAAgccgccagacacagaaggccatgcGTTGGGTTCCATGGGAGGGAGAGCTCCACATGGGGGAAACCTCTGTcgacagaaagcagataagtggttgccaagAGCTATTTATTGggagcgtgtgtatgtgtgtgctcgggggtggggggacgacGAGCATGGGGAGTGAGTGCTTAACGGGTACAGGGGTTTCTTGGCGGGGTggtgaaaatgctttggaagcagaCGGTTGTGATTGTTCCACGACATCACGAATGTACTTGACACCATGTCGTACCcgtcccccacccctctttctttatcttgcctgcgATGCTCGGGTCCTACAGAAGGTGAGCGCTGCCACAGAGGGAGGGCCCAGGGGCGAGAGCGTGCGGGTGCCTTGCACCTGCCCTGGCCGGCCGTTTGTAGGCCCAGGCCCGCTCCCTCGGGGTCAACTGGAGGGCAGTGACGTCACCAGTGTGCGCGGCCACGAGCCTGTTCCGGACCAATGAGGGGCCGGGTCGCGGTAGCTAGGTTACGGAGTACGGGCCAAGTACCGACATCTTGAGAGGCATCCAGTCGAGCCAGACCTCGCAGATTGATCGGTCGTCTCCAAGGCCCGGCATGCCGAGCAGGAGGACGAGCCGTCCACGGTCGTCCGGTCTCAATAGGTGCCGTGCCGCCGCTCTCGAGCCCACCGAGCCGAGCTGACATTCTCCGTGAGCCACCCGGAGCACCTCCTGCGGGAGGGCCACTACGCCCAGTGCCCGAGTTCGTGTGCGCCGGTCTTTCTAGGTGCCATCGTCGAGTACGTGACGGCCAAGGTCTTGGAGCTGGCGAGCGACGAGGCccggaggagcagcaggagatgcATCACCTTGGAGCTGTTGGACGTGGCCGTGCACAGCAACGCGCTGCTCAGTGGTTTCTTCGTGACTACAACCATCTCCCAGGTGGCCCCAGCCTAGCTGTGGACGCCTGGCACCCAGGGGGCCTCACCAGCCCACCGATCCTCCGTCTACTCCTGCTAGCCCGGCGCCAGCCCCTTCCGTCACAGCCAGCCGGGACAGCCCTGGCCTGTCTTGTGCCTTCGGCGCCTTGTGTCATTAAAGTGTTTGAAAGTACCCACAGGCTTGCTCTATAAATTTTGTGTCAGAGTGGGGTGTGAGACACCCAATGTTGGACGGACGGGCAGGGAGTGGCGAGGGtcagggaacagggagggcaCAGGGGAGCAGACTCTCGTGGTGACAATGGGGGTTGGTGTACCCGTGTGGGAGGTGCTGTCTGGGGCGGGGGCACAGGAGGCTCCCACGTGGACCCTGAGCTAGTCACCAGAACGATGGTGTTCGTTGGGGTGGAGCTCAAGGCCAAGACTGAGGTGTCCTGGTAGGATGAATGTCAAAAGGGGTTATGTTATGGAGGGGGACGAGCCTCAGGTGGCATGGGAGCTCAAGTCAAGGGCTCAAGTGGGGCAGGGACGTTGACTGCCAGAGAGAGGAGTGATTGATGGGTGGGAACAATGCAGAAATCCCCAAAGGCGGAACTGGGGTCACAGGGGGTCAAGAGATTAGTTTTGGCCTTGTTCAGAGGGAGAGGCTCGGAGACGCCCTTAGCTACCGGGATATGCAAGCTGTAGCCTAGCAACAGCGCGGTCAGGCCAGGCCCCGCCTCAGATGCCGCTCTCTGCGTATCACCAGGGCGACAGGACCGTGGCAGGTGTCCCGGGGCTGCGCCCAGGAGTGGCTGTCTATGTGGCCTGTTGCCAGCTGGCGGTAGCACGCTTCCAGCAGGCGCTCTTCCACCGGCCATGGAGGAGCTGGCCCTCACTCAGGCTGTCCGCCTCTTCCTGCGACAGGAGAGTGATGCTTGCCAGGGCCTGGTCATGGAGGTGTACCTTGATgtgatttttctaagagtttttaagtGTCAGCCCTTAGATCTGTCAtccattttgaatgaatttttatacatggtgtgagatagaagtccaagttcactcttttgcatgtggatatccagttgtcacagcaccatttgtgacagggattattcttttcccccactgaatggtcttggaaccTGTACTGAAAATCGACTATACACAGATATCAGGGTTAATTTCTGACTCTAAATCACGCATTTATTATGTTACTTTAATCTACGGACATGTCTACATCGAGGGTCACTTGTGGGCCAAACAAAGTGCTAGGGATTGGAGATATAAAGACGGATAGCCTTAGTAGATTCTCCTGTGGTTATTATCAAGTGACTGTTCTCTTGTTCAGTGGCTGAGAAAGTTGAAAATGTGGCTTTGGCCCAGGAGAGCCTCATTGTCGTAGAGACGTCCAGCTGTGGGAGTGAATGACTCTGAACCACCCACGCTCACCTCCTCCATGACCCGGGCAAGGATTAGAACAGACAGCGCTGAGCAACGCTTCCGTACCACTGTTTGGTCATCATGGCCTACTTAGGGTCCGATGGCTATAAACTGTTGTGCGAGCTTGACTACAGCTCATCTGGCTTGGATCTCAGAGTTCCAGACCTTCAAAGGTAACTGGGCAAAATGTGCCTGCTTCTGGTAGAGGCCCCTATTATCTTGGAGGAGTGAGTGTACTCGGGATGAAAGGAATAAGGACCCTCGGGCCTAAAGcagtgggagaggcaaggaaTGTGAGCCCGCGGTCCCTGAGCCAATCAGAGAGGGCCGTGATGGGGTCTGGGAAGGTGAGGTCGGCTAGGACATCATGAAGCCCCTGTTCCTGGGGTGAGGTCCTAAGTAGAGGGAAGACATGGGGGAACGGGCCTGCAAGGCTAAAGCGGAGGTAGGGGCTGGGAAATGAGGCccggtgtaagaacccaaatgccccaagggatcacaccctgatcacataagtccttctcggccacaccccatcatggcactggttgccctttccttccgtattctccttcctacCGGCGCGAATcgtacaccaatcagctcaccccccaagccccatgcggtatgctaagtagggactgtatcttaagccaatcagctttccctaaaaaccctatgtatatgtttgtgtgccgcctaataaacgagccctctccggtgggtcatcaactggtgtcgactcgtcctttcacccgGACACCTCGGCCAAtgatggggtgggggcgggggcgggcggggccTGCTCCGGGCCTTGTAAGTGCGGGTTTCTGCGCGGGAACGCACACCACGAAGGCAGTGAGCAGCTCTCTCCACCCCAGGGGCATCCTTCAGGCGTCTTCAAGCCCTCAGGTGAGGTGGTGCGGTCCCGCTGGGGCCAGAGGACGATGGGGACGGGAGCACGCAGGGACTCCGTGGCGGGGCTGTCGCGCCTTTGGGAGCCCTAGGGGCCCGGATTGGGGTTGGCTTTTCCCGTCAGCGCCGCGGGGCGAGACTCGTGCCTTTGTCTGCCCTCGGCGCGCCTCCTGTGCGAGATGCCGAGCCCTCCCGGGGGTCGGGCCCTGGAAGGCCCGAGGGGCGGACCCCCAAAGCGGCCGGCGGGTCCGCGGAAGAAGTGCAGGTCGGAGGCTTCGAGGACGAAGCGGAGTTGAGGGCTCGCCCGGAATGGGCCCTCTGGGCCTGgcccctcgctccctcccctccCGTGGCCCTTCGGCTGGGCGCCCGACCAGTATGacagttattttcaaatgaaagcaAGATGCTCCTGTCAAAGTGGCCTATGCGCCCGGCCCTGTTATTTGTTTGTCCCGGTTTCCCCAGCTTTGAGGTTGGCTTCTGAGCGCTTGGCACGGGAGGGTCATAGGGTAAGGTCAACTGAATGGAGGGGACGTGTTTGAAACTACTGGCCGCTTGGGGGCGTGTCTGTTCTACTCTGGTCGCTAGACGTGTCTCGCCCCACCAGGGTGGGAACAGACATGAGCAGGAGAGCTCCGCCTTCCGGTTTCTGGGGTCTCTTATTCTTTGTTCTGGACGAACCTAGAATGTTCAGAGGCCGCCGCAAGGCATTTCATCAGGTCCACAGCAAGACTCTTCTGAGCCTTGTCTCCTTGCCTCGCCCTTGACAGAGAAAACGTGGTGAAATAAGACTCTGTGTATTTAGCGTATCCCATTCTGCTGAAGTCGTGAGTCTGATCCTAATTAGCTGCCCCTTCTTACAGTGTTTACAAACCGCTGCCACAAGGGGCTAGTATAAGACGAGTAACCAGTTACGACCGGATTaaatcctctcccctctcttattGCAGCACCTTAATCTACTGTTTGGgggcatttaaaatggaaagaaattagtaCAACTTTGGCCACCCCTTTTTGTGTGCTGCTCCCCATCCTCCAAGAAAAATGCCGtcgccaccccaccccccccaccacccGGTAATTGAACAGACAGCGAAGATTCTTAGATAGTGCTGTCATCTATTAGAAAATCATTGACTGGTTGAaccaagtttttattatattcttcgaCCCCTAATTGTTCCTGTGCTTCTCTTACCTCCATTGTACCTttgctgtgattttaaaagagTCGGACATGTTGGCTCCGGGTTTCTAGAGCGTCTTGGTTTCTAGTGTATCCTGATCTAAGGGCATTTTCTGCTTATCAGAATAGGGGTATTGAAGtgaatttcaaagtaatgaaaatagaattcttctAAGATGCGCTGGTGTTTTCCTGTGGAAGATCagtaggtaaaatatacatgactatTACGTTTGAACATTTATGACTGTTACTACTTTGTCTGACGATAGTTCTGCCAgggaagtttcttaaaagaaattgttttcggTCTTTCTTTTAGTCAAGATGAGTGATAAGCCAGACTTGTCGGAGGTGGAGAAGTTTGACaagtcaaaactgaagaaaactcataccgaggaaaaaaatactcttccctCAAAGGAAAGTAAGTCATGGAGGGTTTCTAGCTGAGACAGACAATGGTGAAAGTTGGTATCTTCAGTGAATAAACCtatcttctagtaatttttactATCGAGGAAGTAATTATTagagtaccattttattttatgcagccaTGACAACTATCAAAGAGTTGTCTCCTTCTTTGGATTGTATAAATGGTTCGCACATGATAGGCCCTAGTAGTAATGGGGAAGTAAAAACCACTTCCCTgttggaaaattactaaaacacaCATTGAAACCAATCTTAAACATTGGACTTAGCACTAGAAAAACCTTACTTCTGTCTACTTTTagttatttggcatttttctgcatctagaaaTTTGAGTCCATTATCTCATGCCTAAAGAACCATGCCAGCTCTGCGGTCTGGGCCTTCTCCAATCTGGTGACAAGATAGGGATGCAGAACGAGTTTCGATCTTGGGTGCACTTGAGGCTCCCAGACTTAAGGGATCAGTTTTGCCCTCCAGAGTAACAGACAGCTGGAGAAACTCCAAGCATATTCACAACAGCTGAGgggcattttctgtcatgtgtgcGTTATTTGAGAGTTCcgaaattagtgaaaattatctcaaagtgtATAACTTCCAAATGGTATCGTCAGAGATAAACGTGAGCAAAATGCTTCACTTCCTCCTCGGTCTCAAATAATCTATCGAAAAACTGTCAACAACACAAATCTGCCTCTcgaatgaaagcaaaaaccaaaaaaactgcaaTTGAAGTAGATTCTAATGAATGTTCGAGTGgtaaacatgcacacacgtgcacacatgcaccccgCTGTGAGCATTTGTGGTTAGTGCCTTAGCATTCTCAATTAAAAGCATGTATGGCAGCCTTCCATGACTTACCTAAAgctgttttgtaagaaactgaattaaatcttaggaaaatactcttagtgatatatattttttttgtttcgtgtttttttttcccctcagcgaTCCAGCAGGAGAAACAGTGTGCTCAGACATCGTAAAACGGGATCTCCTCCCAAGAGGAAATTTCAACATTGCCCGAGAGCCTTggttttatgcttgttttttgcAAACCGTTGTGTTTGTAGCGATTTTAGGCATCTTCTGCTGTCCTCTCATTTCTATTCCCTGGCTAAAAGGTCAGGTGGAACCAAAGTTTCCTGAAGTGTGCTTTCAAACTTGCCGTTGGTGTGTAAATTCCAGATGGCAGATGTTGCGAATAATCTCACCAGTGTTGACCCTTGTGTGTGTAGCCCTTTCACCCCCAGCAGGATAAGCCAGGTTTAACCTTCTGCAATGGGTGCCTCCATTGCTTCATTATCTTCATGAAGTTGCATGCTTCTGCAACTTctcaca is a window of Cynocephalus volans isolate mCynVol1 chromosome X, mCynVol1.pri, whole genome shotgun sequence DNA encoding:
- the LOC134368285 gene encoding histone H2A-Bbd type 2/3-like, producing the protein MRGRVAVARLRSTGQVPCRRSRAHRAELTFSVSHPEHLLREGHYAQCPSSCAPVFLGAIVEYVTAKVLELASDEARRSSRRCITLELLDVAVHSNALLSGFFVTTTISQVAPA
- the LOC134368286 gene encoding thymosin beta-15A, translated to MSDKPDLSEVEKFDKSKLKKTHTEEKNTLPSKETIQQEKQCAQTS